A segment of the Anaerosporomusa subterranea genome:
GCTACAGCCAATAATGTTGTCAAAAAGAAGTTGCCCATTGCTGTGTTTTCTAATAGCCCTACATTTAACACATGGACTGCTACACCTTTAGCAAATAATGCTCTGATAAGTGCAATCCCTTCAGTGACATTCCTGGCGAACCGATCCAACTTAGTAATCACCAGTTTATCACCATCCCGGAGGCTATTGGTTAACCTATCGAACTGAGGTCTGTCTGTTGTTGACCCTGTGAATTGCTCCTGGACTATTATCTCGCATCCTTCCTTTGCGAGTTGGTTCACTTGGTCCTCCAGTGAGTTGCCATTTATCTGCTTCTTAGTGCTTACTCTTGCGTATCCATAAATCATGCCAATTCCTCCACTTGTTTTGACCCTATCTTTTGACACATCATCATGGCTTGATTATATTGGAGGAAATTATCGGTGTCAATAGTGTTAACTTATGACAATATAGTGT
Coding sequences within it:
- a CDS encoding recombinase family protein → MIYGYARVSTKKQINGNSLEDQVNQLAKEGCEIIVQEQFTGSTTDRPQFDRLTNSLRDGDKLVITKLDRFARNVTEGIALIRALFAKGVAVHVLNVGLLENTAMGNFFLTTLLAVAELERNMIIERTQSGKEIARTKDGFKDGRPKAYTDYQLQNAMDLLSNGNSYSKVVELTGISKSTLIRERRKQTK